In Bacillus solimangrovi, a single genomic region encodes these proteins:
- a CDS encoding ABC transporter permease, with protein MSVLVHLTNRNNKIFRRDRTLVLLSLLSVGIVILLYAVFLQKTQIDHVEQIVGSSQAVKSMVNEWMVAGLLTITAVTSTLGAFGIMVRDKESKKMSDFLIAPISRVKIQLSYVVNAFIIGLFNSLVALIGCELFLLLTGSAMLSLVNLMKVLGIIILLVALASAINLLLVLFIHSQNAFSTLSTIVGTSIGFLCGVYVPIGSLPNAVQHLIMYFPVSHISVLFRQVLMEDSIQKVFQHARPEQVLEYKLHLGVVYKMNNQLINYSTSIWIIIISMILFIAVSMVTFNKQNK; from the coding sequence ATGAGTGTTTTAGTACATTTAACGAATAGAAACAATAAAATTTTCCGTCGTGATCGAACACTAGTGCTTCTATCGTTATTGTCTGTTGGTATTGTGATCCTTTTATATGCAGTTTTTTTACAGAAGACACAAATCGATCACGTTGAACAGATCGTGGGCTCGTCACAAGCAGTAAAATCAATGGTAAATGAGTGGATGGTTGCTGGGTTATTAACAATTACAGCAGTGACATCAACTTTAGGTGCTTTTGGAATCATGGTGAGAGATAAAGAGAGTAAAAAAATGTCTGATTTCTTAATAGCCCCAATTTCTAGAGTTAAAATTCAGTTAAGCTATGTTGTTAATGCATTTATTATTGGTTTATTTAACTCATTAGTTGCATTAATAGGCTGTGAATTATTTCTTTTGCTAACAGGTAGTGCAATGCTAAGTTTGGTGAATTTAATGAAGGTATTGGGCATTATCATCCTATTAGTTGCTCTAGCAAGTGCAATTAATTTATTATTAGTCCTTTTCATTCATTCACAAAATGCATTTTCAACACTAAGCACAATTGTCGGTACATCCATTGGTTTCTTGTGTGGTGTGTACGTTCCAATTGGTAGTTTACCAAATGCTGTTCAACATCTCATCATGTATTTTCCAGTCAGTCATATATCCGTTTTATTTAGACAAGTGTTAATGGAAGATTCTATCCAAAAAGTTTTTCAACATGCTAGACCTGAACAAGTTCTTGAATATAAGCTACATCTTGGTGTTGTCTATAAAATGAATAACCAATTGATAAATTATTCAACTAGTATATGGATTATTATTATTTCAATGATATTGTTCATTGCAGTATCAATGGTGACATTTAATAAGCAGAATAAATGA
- a CDS encoding ABC transporter ATP-binding protein encodes MVQTEGIIQVSNLQKTYNQFHVVKGISFSVQKGDLFAFLGTNGAGKSTTIDILCTLLKKTSGTVYIDGYKLDESNEEIRNKIGVVFQDSLLDDCLTVFENIITRGYYYRLSKKQLHENYQFVSEYLKLDDIKNRKYKSLSGGQRRRADIARALIHKPKILFLDEPTTGLDPKTRILVWDAIKRLKQETNMTIFLTTHYLEEAVVADQVVVLKDGSIISEGTPEQLKDHFAYDRLTISFKSTFNADVWLKENKYSYMLDKSAYHFHLNSTIEAYEILKQLDGNIESFEVVKGSMEDVFINIIEERGVS; translated from the coding sequence GTGGTGCAGACAGAAGGAATCATTCAAGTGAGCAATCTACAAAAAACGTATAACCAATTTCATGTAGTAAAAGGAATATCATTTTCTGTTCAAAAAGGTGATTTGTTTGCATTTCTTGGGACGAACGGTGCAGGGAAATCAACCACAATTGATATCTTATGTACGTTATTAAAAAAAACATCAGGCACTGTATATATTGATGGCTATAAGCTCGATGAAAGCAATGAAGAAATCAGGAATAAAATTGGTGTTGTATTTCAAGATAGCTTGTTAGATGATTGTTTGACTGTTTTTGAAAATATCATAACTAGAGGCTATTATTATCGTTTAAGTAAAAAACAACTTCACGAAAACTACCAATTTGTTTCAGAATATTTGAAATTAGATGATATCAAAAATAGGAAATACAAATCATTATCTGGAGGGCAAAGAAGAAGAGCAGACATTGCTAGAGCTTTAATTCATAAACCTAAGATTTTATTTCTTGATGAACCAACTACTGGATTAGATCCGAAAACACGTATTTTAGTTTGGGATGCAATTAAAAGATTAAAACAGGAAACGAATATGACGATTTTTTTAACAACACATTACTTAGAAGAAGCTGTGGTAGCTGATCAAGTCGTTGTATTAAAAGATGGCAGCATCATTTCGGAGGGTACACCTGAACAATTAAAGGACCACTTTGCATATGACAGATTAACAATCTCATTTAAGTCTACGTTTAATGCAGATGTTTGGTTAAAGGAGAACAAGTACTCCTATATGCTAGACAAATCTGCTTATCACTTTCACTTAAATTCAACGATAGAAGCATATGAGATATTGAAGCAACTAGACGGAAATATTGAGTCATTTGAGGTCGTTAAAGGAAGTATGGAAGATGTGTTCATTAACATTATTGAAGAGAGAGGAGTTTCATAA
- a CDS encoding DUF3021 domain-containing protein has product MRNIIQHALLGALIGLSASYIIITIVLLNNPTRTLNGQELLLECLLAVSLGIGCGLASLVFQNDRMSFLSKLAIHYVVILTLVLICGAVGNWYDNPVEEPVGFLMFILIQFIIYLIIYVAIYWANLRDVKEINKQLK; this is encoded by the coding sequence ATGAGGAATATCATACAACATGCACTACTAGGAGCGTTGATTGGTTTAAGCGCTTCTTACATCATCATTACGATTGTTTTATTAAATAATCCAACTCGAACGCTTAATGGTCAAGAGCTTCTATTAGAGTGTTTGTTAGCTGTTAGTTTAGGGATAGGATGTGGTCTTGCTTCACTTGTTTTTCAAAATGACCGTATGTCGTTTCTAAGTAAATTAGCGATACACTATGTTGTTATCTTAACACTTGTCCTTATCTGTGGAGCAGTTGGGAATTGGTATGACAATCCAGTAGAAGAACCTGTTGGTTTTCTTATGTTTATTTTGATTCAATTCATTATTTATCTGATCATATATGTGGCAATCTATTGGGCAAATTTGCGAGATGTGAAAGAAATTAATAAGCAATTAAAATAA
- a CDS encoding LytTR family DNA-binding domain-containing protein, with product MQIKLFIDEKNKETEVQIHTNAYTNTIDQLMKKLKSTNTEVIDGYSQQQIYMLKPLDIYFMYSEGAKVYFQTDEDEYESKRKLYELEELFEQDFVRVNKSTLVNVSKISFMEMKKVGMMQLVMDNGTTAHVSRMYLKALKKKLGIGREK from the coding sequence ATGCAAATTAAATTATTTATTGATGAGAAAAATAAAGAAACTGAAGTACAGATTCATACGAATGCTTATACGAATACGATTGATCAACTTATGAAGAAATTAAAATCTACGAATACAGAAGTAATTGATGGGTATTCACAGCAACAAATTTACATGTTGAAGCCCTTGGATATTTACTTTATGTATTCAGAAGGAGCAAAAGTTTATTTTCAAACTGATGAGGATGAATATGAATCAAAGAGAAAGCTGTATGAACTAGAAGAGTTGTTTGAACAAGATTTTGTCCGCGTAAATAAATCAACACTTGTAAATGTGTCTAAAATTTCCTTTATGGAAATGAAAAAGGTAGGAATGATGCAGCTTGTGATGGACAATGGTACAACCGCTCATGTTAGCCGTATGTATTTGAAAGCTTTGAAGAAAAAGTTAGGAATTGGGAGGGAGAAGTAA